The following proteins come from a genomic window of Plutella xylostella chromosome 22, ilPluXylo3.1, whole genome shotgun sequence:
- the LOC105392534 gene encoding proton-coupled folate transporter, with translation MGDIEDSNIGSKEKEHNENTELQEELVPLKPKTLNNATDETVKRKLTIRERLKLIKENITVEPILICYVMPSVVASLATQNLNLEKACRVNLNYNSTVCDALTMRETKNYGYEEEQVQKLIAEMGAYKNIIQTIIPCFLILFVGAWSDKTGRRTACIMVPIVGEFLTAVGFIVNTYYFDLPVEVSILTEAIFPAITGGWFTNFIGIFSYIGDVTTAEERTYRVGIVNLCSNLGYPVGSALSGVLLSWLGYYGVFTISATMYLFSMIYGFCCLKDPKRKVLEKTDDNCFIGFLKEFFDLNLVKETFQCAFKDGPGNRRLRVCLLLIVVCVVFGPLQGEYMIMYLFTRYRFNWNEVQYSFWCTYSVITNLIGTVFSITLFSKYMKLDDTILGIISNSSKIVASFGYAFARTDLEIYLAPLLEILNGTSFIAMRSIATKLVTGEDLGKVNSLFGLAEAMMPLVYGPLYTRVYMATLTTLPGAVFLLGAALTVPSIFIFGWLYFEHKKDKIRNATVITNEGDEVKKIDKMV, from the exons atGGGTGATATTGAAGATAGTAATATTGGCAGTAAAGAAAAAGAACACAATGAAAACACAGAACTACAAGAGGAACTCGTTCCTCTCAAACCGAAGACACTAAACAATGCCACTGATGAAACTGTTAAACGGAAACTCACAATACGGGAACGCTTAAAACTAATCAAAGAAAACATAACAGTAGAGCCTATACTGATCTGCTATGTCATGCCAAGTGTGGTCGCGTCGTTGGCAACACAAAACCTAAACCTAGAGAAAGCGTGTCGCGTGAACCTCAACTACAACTCTACCGTCTGCGATGCGCTGACGATGAGAGAAACCAAGAACTACGGCTACGAAGAGGAGCAAGTCCAGAAACTGATAGCCGAAATGGGAGCATATAAAAACATCATCCAAACCATCATACCATGTTTCCTTATCCTCTTCGTAGGGGCGTGGAGTGACAAGACTGGCCGGCGGACTGCCTGCATTATGGTGCCTATAGTCGGAGAGTTCCTAACAGCAGTAGGGTTTATCGTCAATACTTACTACTTCGACTTACCAGTCGAGGTGTCTATATTAACTGAGGCGATATTTCCCGCGATCACTGGTGGATGGTTTACAAATTTcataggtatatttagttACATAGGAGATGTAACGACAGCAGAAGAAAGGACATACAGGGTGGGGATAGTGAACCTGTGTTCAAACCTGGGCTACCCGGTGGGGAGTGCCCTGAGTGGCGTGTTGCTTTCCTGGCTTGGATACTATGGGGTGTTCACTATATCAGCCACCATGTATCTATTCAGTATGATTTATGGCTTCTGTTGTTTGAAAGACCCTAAAAGGAAAGTGTTGGAGAAAACagat gATAACTGCTTCATAGGTTTTCTGAAAGAGTTTTTTGACCTGAACCTCGTGAAGGAGACTTTCCAATGTGCATTCAAGGACGGTCCGGGGAACCGACGCCTCCGGGTCTGTCTACTGCTCATAGTCGTCTGTGTCGTCTTCGGACCTTTGCAAG GGGAATACATGATAATGTATTTGTTTACCAGATACAGATTCAACTGGAATGAAGTTCAATACAGTTTTTGGTGCACATACAGCGTGATCACAAACttaatag GCACGGTGTTCTCAATAACTCTATTCAGCAAGTACATGAAGCTGGACGACACGATCCTCGGCATCATCTCCAACAGCAGCAAGATCGTCGCCTCCTTCGGGTATGCCTTCGCCAGGACCGACCTGGAGATCTACCTGG CACCCCTACTGGAAATATTAAACGGCACATCGTTTATTGCAATGCGGTCAATCGCCACCAAATTGGTCACTGGGGAGGATCTCG GTAAGGTGAACTCGCTATTCGGCCTGGCCGAAGCGATGATGCCGCTGGTGTACGGTCCGCTGTACACTCGCGTCTACATGGCGACGCTCACCACGCTGCCCGGCGCCGTGTTCCTGCTAGGCGCTGCCTTGACTGTACCTtccatatttatatttgg ttgGCTGTACTTTGAACacaaaaaagataaaataagaAATGCAACTGTGATCACAAATGAGGGAGATGAAGtgaaaaaaatagataaaatggtgtga
- the LOC105392524 gene encoding proton-coupled folate transporter has translation MDSKTDKIPPTGVPVEAGVEELPLKTEKAQTVENMTFIQKLKYLRSNITVEPVLAMFVMPSVLAMLATQNLNLDKACRVNLGFGDEVCTALRLRKRANFTMQEDEVQKLIASVYAWKSVIHTGIPTLLMLFIGAWSDKTGKRKICMLLPIIGEFMTCMLNIMNTYLFYEVPVEWTVFMEVIVPALTGGWYTMFLGTFSYLSDITSKETRTFRLGLLSLCMTIGFPIGMGMSGVLLNILGYYGVFGISATCFLVNFCYVYFRLEDHTWLENKEKTAIAGNISFLKKFFDFESLKETLGIAFKKGPKNRRLRICLVLTGVCLYFGPLMGEMNIMYIFVRYQFNWNEVKYSMYATYSLVLHSVGTLLAISVFSKKLGADDAVLGMVSTTSKICGALVIAFAKTDLQVYMSPLVEILNGTTAIALRSIASKLVSYQELGKVYSLFGLTETMMPLIFAPIYSKLYVATLHVLPGAVFLLSAAFTVPCVLIFGWFYHEHKKDRKEKRLEIPPSSGNSPDANIS, from the exons ATGGATTCGAAAACGGACAAAATTCCACCAACTGGTGTACCGGTGGAAGCTGGCGTCGAAGAGCTACCGTTGAAAACAGAAAAAGCACAAACTGTAGAAAACATGACTTTTATACAGAAACTAAAATATCTGAGGTCAAATATAACGGTAGAACCTGTTCTTGCTATGTTTGTGATGCCTAGTGTACTAGCGATGCTGGCCACGCAGAATCTTAATTTAGACAAAGCGTGCCGGGTCAACTTAGGGTTCGGCGACGAAGTATGCACCGCGCTGAGACTGAGGAAGAGGGCCAACTTCACCATGCAAGAGGATGAGGTGCAGAAGCTGATAGCTTCAGTGTACGCGTGGAAGAGTGTCATACACACAGGCATACCGACCTTGCTCATGCTCTTCATAGGAGCATGGAGTGACAAAACGGGGAAGCGGAAAATATGCATGTTGCTACCGATCATTGGGGAGTTCATGACGTGTATGCTTAATATAATGAACACGTATTTGTTCTATGAGGTCCCAGTGGAGTGGACTGTGTTCATGGAAGTGATAGTCCCCGCGCTGACCGGCGGCTGGTACACGATGTTCCTGGGGACCTTCAGCTATTTGAGCGATATCACGTCGAAGGAAACGAGGACTTTCCGCCTAGGGCTTTTGAGTTTATGCATGACAATAGGTTTTCCCATAGGAATGGGCATGAGTGGAGTGTTGTTGAACATACTGGGGTATTATGGAGTGTTTGGTATATCGGCTACGTGTTTCCTTGTGAATTTCTGTTACGTATACTTCAGGCTTGAGGATCACACCTGGCTAGAAAACAAGGAAAAG ACCGCGATAGCAGGAAACATAagttttttgaaaaagtttttcgATTTTGAGAGTTTGAAGGAAACACTGGGCATCGCTTTCAAGAAAGGACCAAAGAATCGCAGACTGCGCATATGTTTGGTGCTGACAGGAGTCTGTCTCTACTTCGGACCACTTATGG gTGAAATGAACATCATGTACATATTTGTCCGTTACCAGTTCAACTGGAATGAAGTGAAGTACAGTATGTACGCCACATACAGCCTTGTTCTACACTCTGTCG GCACACTACTGGCCATAAGCGTGTTCAGTAAGAAGCTGGGGGCCGACGACGCAGTGCTGGGCATGGTGTCCACGACCAGCAAGATCTGCGGCGCGCTCGTCATAGCCTTCGCCAAGACCGACCTACAGGTTTATATGT CCCCGCTGGTTGAGATCTTGAACGGGACCACAGCAATCGCTTTGAGATCTATCGCGTCCAAATTAGTGTCGTACCAGGAATTGG GAAAAGTCTACTCGTTATTCGGTCTAACGGAGACGATGATGCCACTGATATTCGCGCCCATATACTCCAAGCTGTACGTGGCGACCCTGCACGTGCTACCCGGAGCCGTGTTCCTGCTGAGCGCGGCCTTCACTGTACCTTGTGTGCTTATATTTgg ATGGTTCTACCACGAACACAAAAAGGACCGCAAGGAGAAAAGGCTCGAAATCCCGCCAAGCTCTGGAAATAGCCCAGACGCAAATATTTCCTAG